The genomic interval GTTGATAGTTGAGGGGGATTCTCCGAAGAAAAAACGGATTATGGGAGTGTGTGACTTGAACTATTGATTGGATCGCGCAGATGGATGACTTTTTCATATCTGCCACATTTTAATTTGCAATAAAATGTGTCTCTTTGTTCCAACCACCGCGCAAGCCCCCCTACAGAGGATAGGCCGGTTCACTTGAAGAGATTCTTTTCTATGATCAGACTTGATCATGTCCTGGATGACCGGGCTTCGTAAGATCCACTAAAACTAAAATAAGTGAAGTGGTCTAATACGGATTCCGTCTTATCGATTTCACTTAACTTAATAGTATTGAAATGCATTCATTTCCTATGCATTGACTCGATTTATGATACTATCGGAGTGAAACAAGTAGATCTAAAGAAGAACAGGGGTTAGATTCCATTAGTAACAAGTAAATCCTTTAATTTAATATGTAAATGTATGTTAAAAAGTCCCGATATCTTTTTTTGAGGGGGGCAAAAATATCAAGGTCTGAGATGACCCAGAAAGCACTATAAATTTAAGAAAGCCTACTTGGGTATTGAGCATTTACAAATAAGAAATGAGTTTTTCACAATAGATAGTTGTGTAACTCCGTAAAACAGAATCGAGTCCATTTTCTTACATATAAACTTTTCTATAGGTATACTCGGTTCGTTTGATTGATGCTCGAGCCGGATGATGCAAAATTATCATGTCCGGTTCTTTCGGAGGATGGATCAATAAGAATTCACCTATCCCAATAACAAAAAAACCTGACTTGAATGATCCTGTATTAAGAGCGAAATTGGCTAAAGGAATGGGTCATAATTATTATGGAGAACCCGCATGGCCAAACGATCTTTTATATATTTTTCCCGTAGTTATTCTAGGTACTATTGCTTGTAACGTAGGTTTAGCAGTTTTAGAACCATCAATGATTGGGGAACCCGCGGATCCATTTGCAACTCCTTTGGAAATATTGCCGGAATGGTATTTCTTTCCTGTATTTCAAATAC from Arachis hypogaea chloroplast, complete genome carries:
- the petD gene encoding cytochrome b6/f complex subunit IV, translating into MSGSFGGWINKNSPIPITKKPDLNDPVLRAKLAKGMGHNYYGEPAWPNDLLYIFPVVILGTIACNVGLAVLEPSMIGEPADPFATPLEILPEWYFFPVFQILRTVPNKLLGVLLMVSVPAGLLTVPFLENVNKFQNPFRRPVSTTIFLIGTAVALWLGVGATLPIEKSLTLGLF